ACGGGGGCATGTGCGGCGTACTCCGTGGTCGCCCGAAGGATGGCCTCGCGCTGCTGCTCGACGTAGGTCCGGCGCTGCTCGTCGGTGCGTGGCTCGGTGAGGGAGCGGGTCTTGGGCTTGCCGACGAGCACGGCGCCGAAGCGCCCGAGCATCCCGCGCTCGCCCATGGCCATGAGGACGCGGTAGACGTAGTCGGCGTCGGGCAGCTCCTCGGAGGTCTCGAGCAGCAGGACGCACCCGTCGTACTCCTCGAGGGGTCGCACCCACCGCGATGCCCGCAGCTGCCAGTCGACGATCTCGAGGCAACCGCCCCAGGAGCGGCCGGTGACCTCTGTCGCGGGACCGTGCCACTCCCACGGGTCGGCGGGCTCGAGCGCCGGCTCGGTCTCGAGCGTCGCCGGGTCGTCCCAGGGTCGCTCGCTGTCGCCCCATTCCTGCAGCTGCGGGACTTCCACGGCGTCGGTGCCCGTGCCGAACAGCGCGTGGCGCATCGAGGCCTCGGTGGCCGGGTGCATCCGGCCACCGCGGCCGAGCTGCACCATCGTCGACCCGCCGTGGTAGCTGACGATTCCCAGGCCCCACAGCAGGTGGTGGAGATTGGTGTTGTCGCTGTAGCCGAGGAAGCGGGTGGGGTGCGCGGCCAGCGCGTCGCGGTCGAGGTGGGGGAGGACCTTGAGCTGGTCGTCGCCACCGATGGTCGCGATGACGGCCGAGATCGTGGGGTCGGTGAAGGCCGCCATCACATCGGCGGCGCGCTCGGCTGGGGTGGAGTGCCTGCGGGTCGTGGGGTACTCGACCGGCTCCAGACCGAACACCTCGCGCAGCCGCCGGACGCCGAGCTCGTGGACCGCGGGGAAGACCGCCGGGCCGGCCCACGAAGGGGACAGCAGGGCGACCCGGTCTCCGGGTTGGCAGGGCGGCGGCGTCTGCATACGGCTCAGGGTAAGGGCGTGAGGTAGCGACCTCCGCCGACGGCCGCCAGTGTTCCCAGAATTGAGACCGAACGCTTGGGTGAACGCAGGTCGAGCCCGCGTCCAGACCGGGGTGCCGTGCGTGCTTTCCTCGCCCGGAGCGACCGCTCGAGCACTCACAGAAGTAGCGGCTAATACTCGCCCACACCCCTTGCGATTCGGCCGATCCGGGTTACTATTAGCACAAGGTTGCGAACGGCTCGGCGGGGGTGATGAGGGTGGTGCAGGCGACGTCGGGGGTTCCGGCTGATGCGCGCGTGACCGCTGCCCGTTCTGCCCTGCAGGCCGCGGTCTCGCCGACGTCTGACGGGCTCGTCGCGGCGGCGGACGTGCACGAGCTGCTCGCGATGCAGGCCGAGATCGCCGCTGCCCTCGCGGCGCGGTTGCAGGTCGTGGATGCCACGCAGACCTGGCAGCAGACCGGGTCGCGGGCGCAGTGGGCGTGGCTGGCCCGTCACAGCGCGACCGAGGCGTCCGCGCCGATGAGCCCGGGCGAGGCCCGCCGGTGGGCGAAGCTCGCCCGGGGCTTGCGACAGCGACCTGCGGTGGAGCGGCTGCTGCGATCGGCGCGGATCAGCGCCGCCCACGCCTCGGTCCTGCTCACCCAGCTGGACCTGCTCGACACACGAATCATCGGCAGCGCGCTGAACACCCCCGAGTGGCTCGGGGAGCAGGAGCAGGCGTTCTGCGACCTCGCGGAGCTCACCGACCCGCTCACCTTGCAGCGCGAGCTCGGCAAGCGGCTTCGTGCTCTCGCGCCGGAGCCGTCAGCGCAGGAGGACCGCGACAAGGTCACCGAACGCAAGGCCTCCCTGACCGAGGGGTTCGCGGGGATGTGGAACCTCATCGGGACCCTCGACCCGCACAGCGGGCAGGTGCTGAAGGCCGCGTTGAGCGCGTGGCGGCGCAACGACCAGACCGCCGGGGACACCCGCACCCCCGCCCAGCGTGACGTCGACGCGCTCGTCGGGATCGCCAGCTCCTGGATGGCGCGGACCGAGACCGTCACCCGAGGCCGTGGTGTGCAGCTCGTCGTGACCGTCCCCGAAGCACGCCTGGCTGCGCACCAGAGCATGCGTGACCTCTACGGGGTGCCGGTGACCTGCCCGGACACCGGGGCACG
This genomic stretch from Mycobacteriales bacterium harbors:
- a CDS encoding LD-carboxypeptidase, coding for MQTPPPCQPGDRVALLSPSWAGPAVFPAVHELGVRRLREVFGLEPVEYPTTRRHSTPAERAADVMAAFTDPTISAVIATIGGDDQLKVLPHLDRDALAAHPTRFLGYSDNTNLHHLLWGLGIVSYHGGSTMVQLGRGGRMHPATEASMRHALFGTGTDAVEVPQLQEWGDSERPWDDPATLETEPALEPADPWEWHGPATEVTGRSWGGCLEIVDWQLRASRWVRPLEEYDGCVLLLETSEELPDADYVYRVLMAMGERGMLGRFGAVLVGKPKTRSLTEPRTDEQRRTYVEQQREAILRATTEYAAHAPVVLGLDLGHTDPHVIVPHGGLVTVDPVNRTVTAQY
- a CDS encoding DUF222 domain-containing protein encodes the protein MTAARSALQAAVSPTSDGLVAAADVHELLAMQAEIAAALAARLQVVDATQTWQQTGSRAQWAWLARHSATEASAPMSPGEARRWAKLARGLRQRPAVERLLRSARISAAHASVLLTQLDLLDTRIIGSALNTPEWLGEQEQAFCDLAELTDPLTLQRELGKRLRALAPEPSAQEDRDKVTERKASLTEGFAGMWNLIGTLDPHSGQVLKAALSAWRRNDQTAGDTRTPAQRDVDALVGIASSWMARTETVTRGRGVQLVVTVPEARLAAHQSMRDLYGVPVTCPDTGARLPDPFTEPLFTRDGQLLPHTDTTGTDPVLPPGLLGDPVPPATYPDGSAVAETTLDMLLCNATLTRVVLDQDSAVLDVGRDSRVFTHPQWLASMTQWDWRCATDGCQAPADRLELHHALWWRDGGTTDLINCAPLCTGASSCHARVHDGATLRLRDGRLLDQHGFRPAEPHEQVWPPPLTARAPRPPRAAAAANDRLLRILTASAA